The Microplitis mediator isolate UGA2020A chromosome 8, iyMicMedi2.1, whole genome shotgun sequence genome has a window encoding:
- the LOC130672956 gene encoding uncharacterized protein LOC130672956 isoform X1 gives MTGKRSHQYNEDSSGDSDFYYENSSTGNSNNGSIIESIEPQVRKRGRGPSKRPCLNRNALMARMNRQKKKEYVEKIESKLMHHRQEIKDLTSINKKQCIELKKLNAEVSYLKNIINNKSSISLLLKSMNEILRRSKRKPDPSPKSICHIAENKINNGEEKGVNYDPTNGQVSVKDLNLTCDSAIKPQNELTKSFESVEDIDLGISDTDIEQLSSIDDMFNNLNDDLDDNEPIDFLKPNDSPVESIDLFNDLDNGICVHVNSGRVSLEFCSACHYNSVNSNGP, from the exons ATGACGGGAAAACGCAGCCATCAATATAACGAAGACTCGTCTGGAGACAGTGATTTTTATTACGAAAATTCATCGACTGGTAATTCAAACAATGGCTCAATAATTGAATCTATCGAACCACAAGTTCGTAAACGCGGTCGCGGTCCATCAAAGCGGCCATGTTTGAATCGCAACGCGCTGATGGCACGAATGaatcgtcaaaaaaaaaaggaatatgTTGAAAAAATAGAAAGCAAACTAATGCACCATCGTCAAGAAATAAAAGACTTgacttcaataaataaaaagcagtgcattgagttaaaaaaattaaacgcaGAAGtgtcatatttaaaaaatatcatcaacAATAAATCTAGTATTTCATTGCTCCTGAAATCAATGAACGAAATTCTGCGACGCAGCAAAAGAAAACCAGATCCGAGTCCAAAGTCCATTTGTCATATagcagaaaataaaatcaacaaTGGCGAAGAAAaag GGGTTAATTACGATCCAACAAACGGCCAAGTTTCTGTAAAAGATTTAAATCTTACTTGCGACAGTGCCATCAAACCTCAGAATGAATTGACGAAATCATTTGAATCCGTCGAAGACATTGATCTAGGAATCAGCGACACAGACATCGAACAGCTCAGTTCGATCGACGAtatgttcaataatttaaatgacgaCCTGGATGACAATGAgccgattgattttttaaaacccaACGACAGTCCTGTGGAGTCGATAGATCTGTTCAATGATTTGGACAACGGAATTTGCGTCCACGTTAATTCTGGAAGAGTTTCACTGGAATTTTGCTCAGCTTGCCACTACAACAGCGTCAATTCAAACGGACCCTGA
- the LOC130672956 gene encoding uncharacterized protein LOC130672956 isoform X2, which translates to MAKKKMTLPAIAVSDHDYASSCPDNLFNFEGVNYDPTNGQVSVKDLNLTCDSAIKPQNELTKSFESVEDIDLGISDTDIEQLSSIDDMFNNLNDDLDDNEPIDFLKPNDSPVESIDLFNDLDNGICVHVNSGRVSLEFCSACHYNSVNSNGP; encoded by the exons aTGGCGAAGAAAaag ATGACGCTGCCGGCAATCGCAGTGTCCGATCATGACTACGCTAGTTCATGTCCTGATAACTTGTTTAATTTTGAAGGGGTTAATTACGATCCAACAAACGGCCAAGTTTCTGTAAAAGATTTAAATCTTACTTGCGACAGTGCCATCAAACCTCAGAATGAATTGACGAAATCATTTGAATCCGTCGAAGACATTGATCTAGGAATCAGCGACACAGACATCGAACAGCTCAGTTCGATCGACGAtatgttcaataatttaaatgacgaCCTGGATGACAATGAgccgattgattttttaaaacccaACGACAGTCCTGTGGAGTCGATAGATCTGTTCAATGATTTGGACAACGGAATTTGCGTCCACGTTAATTCTGGAAGAGTTTCACTGGAATTTTGCTCAGCTTGCCACTACAACAGCGTCAATTCAAACGGACCCTGA